The following coding sequences are from one Beggiatoa alba B18LD window:
- a CDS encoding glycosyl transferase family protein has protein sequence MSDTHSELFNHYTEHPFAQYIRALGKGKNGARPLSREESYQAMRMIVAGEVEPVQLGAFMMLMRVKEETREELAGFVQAVRDSFQLPQALTPVDLDWSSYAGKRRHLPWFLLATLLLANNGIKVFMHGAGGHTNGRIYTKDVLHFLGLPYATTFAEAVSQLEQHHFSYFPLEYLCPKLQEIMDLRPLMGLRSPIHTVVRMINPFNAPYMMQGIFHPSFRDVHQEAGQLLNQPHLAVIKGEGGEIERNPDVECLVKTLHDGELGEELWQPLFKQRHIKEMDMNPERLAALWRGDIEDEFAVASITGTVAIALKFMGKANTQEEAQALADTYWANRHKDKYGKNLAMVG, from the coding sequence ATGAGCGACACACATAGCGAGTTATTTAACCATTACACCGAACACCCTTTTGCACAATATATCCGTGCGTTAGGAAAAGGCAAAAATGGCGCACGCCCTTTAAGCCGTGAAGAATCCTATCAAGCAATGCGGATGATTGTGGCAGGAGAGGTTGAACCAGTACAACTCGGTGCGTTTATGATGTTAATGCGAGTGAAAGAAGAAACACGGGAGGAGTTAGCAGGCTTTGTGCAAGCTGTGCGTGATTCCTTCCAATTACCGCAAGCACTTACCCCTGTTGATTTAGATTGGTCTTCTTATGCGGGGAAACGTCGGCATTTACCATGGTTTTTATTAGCCACGTTATTGTTAGCCAATAATGGGATTAAAGTCTTTATGCACGGTGCGGGCGGACATACAAACGGGCGAATTTATACCAAAGATGTTTTACACTTTTTAGGCTTACCCTATGCCACCACTTTTGCCGAAGCGGTGAGCCAATTAGAACAGCATCATTTTAGTTACTTTCCCTTAGAATATTTATGTCCTAAATTGCAAGAAATAATGGATTTACGTCCTTTAATGGGTTTACGTTCCCCCATTCATACCGTTGTACGAATGATTAACCCCTTTAACGCACCGTATATGATGCAAGGCATTTTCCACCCCAGTTTCCGTGATGTGCATCAAGAAGCAGGACAATTATTGAATCAGCCTCATTTAGCCGTGATTAAGGGGGAAGGGGGAGAAATTGAGCGGAATCCTGATGTTGAATGCTTGGTAAAAACCTTACATGATGGCGAGCTGGGCGAAGAGTTATGGCAACCATTATTTAAACAACGGCATATCAAAGAAATGGATATGAATCCTGAACGATTAGCTGCCTTATGGCGTGGCGATATTGAGGATGAATTTGCCGTTGCTAGTATTACAGGCACTGTTGCAATTGCATTGAAATTTATGGGTAAAGCCAACACTCAAGAGGAAGCGCAAGCCTTAGCAGACACATATTGGGCTAATCGTCATAAAGATAAATATGGTAAGAATTTAGCCATGGTTGGATAA
- a CDS encoding acyl-CoA thioesterase: MNAQAKTPPAHYELSFRTIAMPADTNYNGDIFGGWLLAQMDIAGGNYAFQQAKGRVATVGIEAMSFHLPVYVGDEVSCYCNACRIGTTSITVHIETWVRRHKDSQVVKVTEGSFIFVALDANGKKRKISE, translated from the coding sequence ATGAATGCACAAGCTAAAACCCCACCCGCTCATTATGAATTAAGTTTCCGTACTATCGCGATGCCTGCGGATACCAACTACAATGGAGACATCTTTGGCGGTTGGTTACTGGCACAAATGGATATTGCAGGGGGAAATTATGCGTTTCAACAGGCAAAAGGTCGGGTTGCAACGGTTGGTATTGAAGCCATGAGTTTTCACCTCCCTGTTTATGTTGGTGATGAAGTCAGTTGTTATTGCAATGCCTGCCGTATTGGTACAACCTCGATTACGGTGCATATAGAAACATGGGTCAGACGGCATAAAGACAGCCAAGTTGTAAAAGTCACAGAAGGCAGTTTTATTTTTGTTGCTTTAGATGCCAATGGTAAAAAACGCAAAATTAGTGAATAA
- the amt gene encoding ammonium transporter, with the protein MENINIDINVLWICISAFLVFLMQAGFLCLESGFTRSKNAINVAFKNLVDFSIAVMLYWAFGFALMFGISFQGWFGQSYFLLPVQAETAGVVAFFVFEVMFCATATTILSGAVAERFQLKAYVFATAFTSGLIYPLFGHWAWGGALTATQGWLQVRGFVDFAGSSVVHSVGGWVSLAALLIIGARTGRFAQGRTVRQIHGSNLPLSMLGVCLLLFGWFGFNGGSTLALNHAVPAIIVNTLLGGVAGALTASAWGWYRYGYAEVGYLINGMLAGLVAITAGCHAITVSQAILIGGIGGLIFCFANQLLLYLKIDDAVGAVPTHLAAGIWGTLAVGFFGDLSILNTGLSRLEQINVQLLGILVCAVWAFGCAYFFLMTLNRIFPLRVSLEAEEQGLNLAEHGAKTDLVELLTIMQTHEKNGYIGNYVPVEPFTEVGQIARQYNRVMTALDKASMQLRAIIHDIRDGIITFNRQGVITSFSAGAEQLFGYSATSIIGHPVTVLWQQADPHFLSAAYEMTLPVGIKREIEVKRQDTTTLMVELTITQSWLQRDVMYTTLIRDITERKQMEAQLFAEKELAQTTLASIGDAVITTNATGSIAYLNPTAESLTGWIRADAVGQPIHEVYYLIDEVTRDVLLSPMHRAYQHNPNTHKPNHAVLIRRDGHEIALEDSVAPIRNQQGSVMGIVVVFHDVTKTRKLAQQLSYQAKHDALTGLVNRTEFEYRLQHLLENSEQERARHVLCYLDLDNFKVVNDTCGHVAGDELLRQITALFKTRVRGTDTLARLGGDEFGLLFQNCAVEQAENIAEQLRESVHRFRFVWNTYTFRIGVSIGLVEIKGCGETLASIQAAADTACYIAKDSGRNCIHIFRPSDLEGKEQPEPVQWLHRIEHALQTDRLRLLYQSICPLHTAEGTEGYYEIFVSLLDQHNRLIPPGAFIPAAERYNIMPLIDRWVIRNICAWVGDYLRGGKYPLKLCMVNLSATAVGDEDFLKLVAELIRKHQIPPHILCFEVVESVLIANIAKSAQFIHALHALGCYFSVDDFGRGLSSFSYFKELHVDFLKIDGAFVKDIAKEEIDYALVASINHIAHVMGFKTIAEFVESETVLNKLREVGVDFAQGYHVAEPKPLEQLAGVWMMPR; encoded by the coding sequence GTGGAAAATATTAATATTGATATTAATGTGTTATGGATTTGTATCAGTGCTTTTTTAGTCTTCCTGATGCAGGCAGGGTTTTTATGTTTAGAGTCTGGGTTTACACGTAGTAAAAACGCCATTAATGTTGCCTTTAAAAACTTAGTCGATTTTTCCATCGCGGTCATGCTGTACTGGGCGTTTGGTTTCGCGCTGATGTTTGGTATCAGTTTTCAAGGTTGGTTTGGACAGAGTTATTTTTTATTGCCTGTGCAAGCAGAAACAGCGGGCGTTGTAGCATTTTTCGTGTTTGAAGTCATGTTCTGTGCAACAGCAACCACGATTTTATCAGGTGCAGTTGCCGAGCGGTTTCAGTTAAAAGCCTATGTGTTTGCAACAGCGTTTACCTCTGGATTAATTTATCCTTTATTTGGTCATTGGGCGTGGGGTGGGGCGTTAACCGCGACACAAGGCTGGTTACAAGTACGTGGTTTTGTAGACTTTGCAGGCTCTAGTGTGGTGCACAGTGTTGGTGGCTGGGTTTCTCTTGCCGCACTTCTCATTATTGGTGCACGTACAGGGCGTTTTGCACAAGGACGAACAGTAAGGCAAATTCACGGTTCGAATTTACCCCTCTCAATGCTAGGTGTTTGTCTGCTGTTATTTGGATGGTTTGGTTTTAATGGGGGAAGTACGCTTGCGCTAAATCATGCCGTGCCCGCGATTATTGTCAATACTTTGCTGGGAGGAGTTGCAGGGGCATTAACGGCTTCTGCATGGGGTTGGTATCGTTATGGTTATGCGGAGGTTGGTTACTTAATCAATGGAATGCTTGCAGGATTAGTCGCCATTACAGCGGGTTGTCATGCAATTACTGTATCACAAGCGATATTAATTGGCGGTATCGGTGGTTTAATTTTTTGCTTTGCGAATCAATTACTCTTGTATTTAAAAATTGATGATGCGGTTGGAGCTGTTCCTACCCATCTAGCGGCGGGCATTTGGGGTACATTAGCCGTTGGTTTTTTTGGGGATTTGAGTATTTTAAATACGGGTTTAAGCCGTTTAGAGCAGATTAATGTACAACTGTTGGGGATTTTAGTCTGTGCGGTGTGGGCATTTGGGTGTGCCTATTTTTTCCTCATGACGTTAAATCGAATTTTCCCGTTACGGGTCAGTTTAGAAGCAGAAGAACAAGGGTTAAATCTGGCGGAGCATGGGGCAAAAACAGATTTAGTCGAATTATTAACGATAATGCAAACCCATGAGAAAAATGGGTATATCGGTAATTATGTGCCTGTAGAGCCGTTTACTGAAGTCGGACAAATTGCCCGCCAATATAATCGGGTCATGACCGCTTTGGATAAAGCTTCTATGCAATTGCGGGCTATCATTCATGATATTCGAGATGGCATTATTACCTTTAATCGTCAAGGGGTTATCACCAGCTTTAGCGCGGGGGCAGAGCAATTATTCGGTTATTCAGCAACTTCTATCATTGGGCATCCTGTCACCGTTTTATGGCAACAAGCAGACCCGCATTTTTTATCCGCTGCTTATGAAATGACCTTACCTGTTGGTATCAAACGGGAAATTGAGGTTAAACGGCAAGATACAACAACGCTGATGGTAGAGTTAACCATTACACAAAGTTGGTTACAACGCGATGTGATGTACACGACCTTGATTCGTGATATTACCGAGCGTAAGCAGATGGAAGCTCAATTATTTGCGGAAAAAGAATTAGCACAAACAACACTCGCCTCCATTGGTGATGCGGTGATTACAACCAATGCAACAGGTTCAATTGCTTATTTAAACCCGACAGCCGAATCATTGACAGGTTGGATACGAGCTGATGCCGTTGGACAGCCAATTCATGAAGTCTATTATTTAATTGATGAAGTCACACGCGATGTGTTGTTATCACCCATGCATCGCGCTTATCAACATAATCCAAATACGCATAAACCTAACCATGCTGTTTTAATTCGACGCGATGGGCACGAAATCGCTTTAGAGGATTCCGTTGCACCGATTCGTAACCAACAAGGCAGTGTAATGGGTATTGTGGTTGTTTTTCACGATGTGACAAAAACCCGTAAATTAGCACAACAACTGTCTTATCAAGCCAAACATGATGCATTAACTGGCTTAGTTAATCGCACAGAATTTGAATATCGCTTACAACATCTCCTTGAAAATTCTGAACAAGAACGCGCTCGCCATGTTTTATGTTATTTAGACTTAGATAACTTTAAAGTTGTGAATGATACCTGTGGACATGTTGCTGGTGATGAGTTACTCCGCCAAATTACAGCATTATTTAAAACCCGTGTGCGCGGTACGGATACCTTAGCGCGTTTAGGGGGGGATGAATTTGGTCTCTTGTTCCAAAACTGCGCTGTTGAGCAAGCCGAAAACATTGCCGAACAACTCCGCGAATCGGTTCACCGCTTCCGCTTTGTTTGGAATACCTACACTTTCCGTATTGGCGTTAGCATCGGCTTAGTAGAGATAAAAGGCTGTGGAGAAACACTTGCTAGCATACAAGCCGCCGCAGATACCGCCTGTTATATCGCTAAAGATTCAGGGCGCAACTGTATCCATATTTTCCGCCCCAGCGATTTAGAAGGCAAAGAACAGCCTGAACCTGTGCAATGGTTACATCGAATTGAACACGCGCTACAAACTGACCGCTTGCGCCTGCTATATCAATCTATTTGCCCGTTACACACTGCGGAAGGTACTGAAGGTTATTATGAAATATTTGTCAGCCTGCTAGACCAACACAACCGCCTTATTCCCCCAGGAGCATTTATCCCAGCGGCAGAACGCTACAATATCATGCCCTTAATTGACCGCTGGGTTATTCGCAATATTTGCGCATGGGTTGGCGACTATTTGCGTGGTGGAAAATATCCATTAAAACTCTGTATGGTCAATCTTTCCGCAACAGCTGTCGGTGACGAAGATTTTTTAAAACTGGTTGCAGAATTGATTCGTAAGCACCAAATTCCCCCGCATATCCTTTGTTTTGAGGTTGTTGAATCCGTTTTAATCGCCAATATTGCTAAATCAGCACAATTTATTCATGCCTTACATGCATTAGGCTGTTACTTTTCTGTTGATGATTTTGGGCGCGGTTTATCCTCCTTTTCCTATTTCAAAGAACTGCATGTCGATTTTTTAAAAATTGATGGTGCATTTGTGAAAGACATTGCAAAAGAAGAAATTGACTATGCGTTAGTCGCCTCAATTAATCACATTGCCCACGTGATGGGATTTAAAACGATTGCTGAATTTGTAGAAAGTGAAACCGTTTTGAATAAACTGCGTGAAGTCGGTGTCGATTTTGCGCAAGGCTATCATGTGGCAGAACCGAAACCCTTAGAACAATTAGCAGGGGTTTGGATGATGCCACGATAA
- a CDS encoding TrkH family potassium uptake protein — protein MQYSLIQRILGLLLMSFSVTLIPPMLVSLWYKDNNLHAFTISFLVMFALGLVSWLPARHVKKELYLHDGFIVTSLFWIVLSVVSAVPFLITPHLNLAQSVFEAVSGFTTTGATVMSGLDHLPPSILYYRQQLQWIGGLGVIVFAVAVLPMLGIGGMQLYRAETPGPMHDDKITPRLQHTVWRFLLTYLVITVACTLAFWAAGMSLFDAIAHSYSTVSTGGFSTHDDSLKYFNSVLIEVIAIVFMLLGSLSFTLHYMSWAQFDLGRYWRDVQTRVFLYLVIALVGIITLTLWLNGIYPDFLTSLRYASFQLISVMTTTGFLTDDFSQWPLFVPALIILSAFIGGCVGSTAGGYRVIRLIILYKQAMRGLMRMIHPNAVFSIKIEGKSVPDNVLQTVWEFTIWFIASYVILSFLLMATGVDMVSAFSGVATCFTMAGPGLGTVVYSFSGISDTGLWILSFSMLLGRLEIFPLLVLITPAFWRR, from the coding sequence ATGCAATATTCCCTTATTCAACGCATTCTTGGCTTATTGCTAATGTCATTTAGCGTTACCTTGATTCCGCCGATGTTAGTGTCCCTCTGGTATAAAGATAATAATTTACATGCGTTTACTATTTCTTTTTTAGTCATGTTTGCGTTGGGATTAGTCAGTTGGTTACCCGCTCGCCATGTGAAAAAAGAATTGTATTTACATGACGGATTTATTGTGACCTCTTTATTCTGGATTGTATTGAGCGTGGTCAGTGCCGTGCCGTTCTTAATTACCCCTCATTTAAATTTAGCGCAATCTGTCTTTGAGGCGGTTTCAGGATTTACAACAACAGGCGCGACGGTGATGTCTGGTTTAGATCATCTGCCACCCTCTATTTTGTATTATCGGCAACAATTGCAATGGATTGGCGGTTTAGGGGTTATCGTTTTCGCGGTCGCGGTGTTACCCATGTTAGGGATTGGGGGGATGCAGCTTTATCGTGCAGAAACGCCAGGCCCAATGCATGATGACAAAATCACGCCCCGTTTACAGCATACCGTTTGGCGATTTTTATTAACTTATTTAGTTATCACTGTTGCCTGTACCTTGGCATTTTGGGCGGCGGGCATGTCCTTATTTGATGCAATTGCACATAGCTATTCCACCGTTTCTACAGGGGGATTTTCAACGCATGATGACAGTTTGAAGTATTTTAATAGTGTTTTAATTGAGGTAATTGCTATTGTTTTCATGCTATTGGGGAGCTTGAGCTTTACATTGCATTATATGTCGTGGGCACAGTTTGATTTAGGACGTTATTGGCGAGATGTGCAAACCCGCGTGTTTTTATACTTAGTGATTGCTCTTGTAGGCATTATTACGCTTACGCTGTGGCTAAATGGTATTTATCCTGACTTTTTAACCAGTTTACGCTACGCCAGTTTTCAATTAATTTCGGTCATGACGACAACAGGTTTTTTAACAGACGATTTTAGTCAATGGCCGTTATTTGTGCCTGCTTTGATTATTCTTAGTGCTTTTATTGGTGGTTGTGTCGGCTCAACGGCTGGGGGATATCGGGTTATTCGTTTAATCATTTTATATAAGCAAGCCATGCGTGGATTAATGCGGATGATTCATCCTAATGCGGTATTTAGCATAAAAATAGAGGGTAAATCTGTTCCTGATAACGTTTTACAAACCGTTTGGGAATTTACGATTTGGTTTATTGCCAGTTATGTGATTCTCTCCTTTTTATTGATGGCAACAGGCGTGGATATGGTCAGCGCGTTTTCTGGTGTGGCGACCTGTTTTACAATGGCAGGTCCTGGACTTGGGACAGTTGTCTATAGTTTTTCAGGCATTAGTGATACAGGATTATGGATTCTAAGCTTTTCTATGCTACTTGGACGGCTAGAGATTTTTCCCCTGTTAGTGTTAATCACCCCTGCTTTTTGGCGTAGATAA
- a CDS encoding type II secretion system protein — protein MKQQQSGFTLVEIAIVLVIIGLLIGGVLKGQEIITNARVVNIENSFSGISAAIFSYQDRYRALPGDDSKADTRFTSITSTENGNGNGIIAGQFKSTTNTDESRLFWLHLRNAGLVPGAINPSDANAFEQPTNPYGGKVGISSDATATKPTDVSGMYVGFAVIPGKIAQILETRSDDTQGDTGSIQALTNTGNNAVTTYNPVEIYDLFLTL, from the coding sequence ATGAAACAGCAACAATCTGGCTTTACCTTAGTTGAAATAGCCATTGTCTTAGTGATTATTGGTTTATTGATTGGTGGAGTTTTAAAAGGGCAGGAAATTATCACAAATGCGCGGGTCGTCAATATAGAGAATTCTTTTAGCGGAATTTCTGCGGCAATCTTTAGTTATCAAGATCGCTATCGGGCATTACCAGGGGATGACAGCAAAGCCGACACGCGATTTACCAGCATCACCAGCACAGAAAATGGTAACGGTAACGGGATTATTGCAGGTCAGTTTAAAAGTACGACGAATACAGATGAGTCCAGATTATTCTGGTTGCATTTACGCAATGCAGGCTTAGTTCCTGGTGCAATTAATCCCTCTGACGCGAATGCTTTTGAGCAACCAACCAACCCTTATGGGGGGAAAGTGGGGATTTCCAGCGATGCAACCGCCACAAAACCGACGGATGTTTCTGGTATGTATGTTGGTTTCGCGGTCATTCCTGGTAAGATTGCACAAATTTTGGAAACCCGTTCCGATGATACGCAAGGGGATACAGGCAGTATTCAAGCATTAACGAATACAGGTAATAATGCCGTAACGACTTATAACCCTGTTGAGATTTATGATTTATTTTTAACTTTATAA
- a CDS encoding OsmC family protein, which translates to MSEHQATIEWRNVAASFSADNFSRDHTVTFPSGIQINASSAPEFNGNTAYTNPEELLVAALSNCHMLTFLAVAAKRGYQLAHYLDQAVGVLEKNTEGKMAVTRVTLNPKVTFLGDNQPTAEQLEKLHESAHRNCFIGNSVKTEVIIAL; encoded by the coding sequence ATGTCTGAACATCAAGCAACGATTGAGTGGCGAAATGTAGCGGCTAGTTTTTCAGCGGATAATTTTAGTCGTGACCATACCGTAACATTTCCAAGCGGGATTCAAATAAATGCCTCTTCTGCGCCTGAGTTTAATGGAAATACAGCTTATACAAATCCTGAGGAGTTATTAGTTGCTGCGTTGTCAAACTGTCATATGTTGACTTTTTTGGCAGTTGCTGCAAAACGGGGTTATCAATTAGCGCATTATCTCGATCAAGCCGTGGGCGTTTTAGAGAAAAATACCGAAGGAAAAATGGCTGTTACACGGGTTACTTTAAATCCTAAAGTCACTTTTTTAGGGGATAATCAACCAACTGCTGAACAGTTGGAAAAATTACATGAGAGTGCTCATCGTAACTGTTTTATCGGTAATTCCGTAAAAACAGAAGTGATTATTGCGCTTTAA
- a CDS encoding cupin domain-containing protein, which yields MRDANFWIKTLDLQIHPEGGYYRRTYCSTESLPIQGLPSRFQASRFISSAIYYLLRDTQFSALHRIRSDELWHFYAGTSISLYMINHQGDLLKCVLGANPEQGQVFQAVVPAGCWFGAHLNQADSYALLGCTVAPAFEFADFELAQREDLLSTYPQHQALIHQLTHPSSS from the coding sequence ATGCGGGATGCTAATTTTTGGATAAAAACGTTAGATTTACAAATACATCCTGAAGGAGGATATTATCGACGCACTTATTGTTCAACGGAAAGCTTGCCGATTCAGGGATTACCCTCGCGTTTTCAAGCCTCACGATTCATCAGTAGTGCGATTTATTATTTATTACGCGATACTCAATTTTCTGCCTTACATCGAATTCGCTCGGATGAATTGTGGCACTTTTACGCAGGAACAAGTATTAGTTTATACATGATTAATCATCAGGGAGATTTATTAAAGTGTGTGTTAGGCGCAAACCCTGAGCAAGGGCAAGTTTTTCAAGCCGTTGTCCCTGCGGGGTGTTGGTTTGGTGCGCATTTGAATCAGGCTGATAGTTACGCGCTGTTAGGTTGTACCGTCGCGCCAGCCTTTGAATTTGCCGATTTTGAATTAGCACAGCGTGAAGATTTATTGAGCACTTATCCACAACATCAAGCATTAATTCATCAATTAACTCACCCATCCTCTTCTTAA
- a CDS encoding RT0821/Lpp0805 family surface protein: MKSNAVSLLVILSILTVGCAEAPSKQTMGAVVGGALGGIGGSQIGSGKGKTTAIIAGTLLGAIIGGAIGQSMDSTDQQQAYRALENMPDNQPVAWKNPNTNSQYTVTPTSTYMSNGSTPCRNYSTVAVIDGQRETLYGTACRQSDGTWKSS; encoded by the coding sequence ATGAAGTCCAACGCTGTAAGCTTGTTAGTCATTCTGTCTATTCTCACGGTTGGTTGTGCCGAAGCCCCTTCTAAGCAAACCATGGGCGCGGTTGTTGGTGGTGCGTTAGGCGGTATTGGAGGCTCACAAATCGGCAGTGGTAAAGGTAAAACAACGGCTATTATTGCAGGTACATTGTTAGGGGCTATTATTGGGGGAGCTATTGGGCAATCAATGGATTCTACCGACCAACAACAAGCCTATCGCGCTTTAGAAAATATGCCAGATAATCAACCAGTTGCTTGGAAAAATCCGAATACCAATTCACAATATACCGTCACGCCTACCAGCACTTATATGAGCAATGGCAGTACTCCTTGCCGTAATTATTCCACAGTTGCCGTGATTGATGGTCAACGCGAAACGTTATACGGAACAGCCTGCCGTCAATCTGATGGTACTTGGAAATCCTCTTAA